GCAGGAAGCACATCTCAACAGTTACTTGCGTTCACATAGCTTGAATCAGCGTCAGTGCTGGAGATCAAAAGACACGGCCTTCCCGGGATCTATGGAGACCATTTCAATGTTGGTGGGGAAGTACGCAGAGTCGAATCTCGTGGCTTCGTTCGTGGAGCGTCTGCTGAGAAATACTAGAAGTCTGGAAACAATGGTTGTGCTCTTGGTGGGTTACCTTGATGCATCAGGTTTCGAAGAACTTGTTGCGATGGCTACAAGGCTTTCTCACAAGCGCAATGTCTTCATTTCCATCAAGCAAAGCCATGTTCAAAATGTATCCAACACTTTCTCATAATAAACTCTGTATCATTAGTTTATTCAAGCAAAAGCCATTTGTTAAATAGGGTCTCTCATAAGGCTTTAGAGTTGAATCCCACACAAGATTGTATGTGTAATCTCTGACGTTGGATTAATTGTGTTTCGATTTTTCGGTAGAATTGTATATttaacaagttttttttatacTTAACACAAGttgtttaattattaatgtttAAAAAAGATGGTAACGAAAGAAGAAAACTATGAGAACTGGAGATATTGATTATTTGATGAGACAAATAATtggtaaattaaaataaagattCATTGAAGAAGTGATTTAACACATTAGTTCAGGAACCTTAAGAGTAGAATAGAACAGAAGATACGAGTTTTGTAATAAAAGAAAACTGAGCTAACAAAAGGTGGGATTATAGCATCAAAACAACTTAAAAGCTTGAAGGGTTGTCTAAGATCTtggcttctccttcttctccttgaagAGGGCCAAGAGTGAGACACCAGAAACCTTGACGACCTTGAACCTGACTCCGGGAATATCTCCCACGGCGTGACCCTTACGACCAAACCCAGCAATCAACACCTCGTCCTGCAACAATAGTAGTAACAAAACAAGAGTTCAACATTTTTGACAGAAAAATATTATTGTCAAAAGATAGGTGTTACAAACGCTTTTCAGATTAGAGACTTACATTTTCCTCAATGTAGTTCAAGCAACCATCGTTGGGAACAAAAGCGGCAATCTTCTTTCCGTTCTTAATAAGCTGCACTCTAGCACACTTACGGATAGCAGAGTTAGGCTGCTTAGCCTCAATACCACTGCACAATCAAACAACGAGACTAATCAGCTCCAGTATCTACACTAAAAAGCAGATAAACTTTTGATGGCCTTACATTTTCTCAAGAACGATTCCTTTGGCGTGAGAAGAACCGGCAAAAGGCTTCTTCCACTCGTTTCCCTGATGAGACTTCTTGTACTGCTTGTCAGCCCACCTCTGATTGATACGGAGCCTTTTGAGCTTGCGCCCAGCTCCCATACCCCTTGTCTTACTGTTACcataagataaaaacaaaaaaacattaaagaaaaagattgaACTTTCACTTAAAATATCAATGTAACAGGTCCAACATTCCATCAGCTATTCACAAGATGATACAAGCTCAAAACTCAGACTCATCAGGATAGCTATAGCTACAACTAACCTAGCATATAAAATTAAGGAAACTATCAATTGAATTAAGATGAAGACTCTAGAAAACAAAGCACGTGATCAACATAGACGCATTGCGTCAGAATCATTACAGAGCTCAAGTATAATCAGTAACAAAAATGTGAGTCGTGAAGTCATTTCCAGCAGAAAATAATAGCAGACTCGATTAAATCCTTCGTAATTCACAGAAACTAAGAAGAGCAAAGAGGTGAAGGATCTAAGAGAGGTGAAACGTACCCCATGTTTGTTTGTCGAAGGTGGAGAAGATCAACAGCAAAGAGGTTGATGCGGCAAGCAAGAGGATGATAATActgaaaaccctaaacctacTTATGTCAGTGACTCCTAATATATGCGAGGATCCGTGATAGTATTGGCCCATTATACATAGGCCCATCATATATTGGGCTTATACGCATACGCTCGTCTATACtattatcttattattaaaGAACACAGATCACATGCACCTACCGAGCCCACCGTACTAACAACTTCCGCCACGTCAGCGTCACACTCTTTACAAAACCGGCTCTAACAGGTAAACGAGGCACACAAAAAAGCAGCAACCCGCCCCGCACGACACTTACAGCCTAAGCCGGTCCCCCACCACTCAACCGTCGATACCACGGCTGATCGACGTGTACAAACAGCAACCGTTTATTTCAAAAAAGGCGATTTTGATTCAGTGGTCCTTAATTGTTAATGCGCCAGCAAAATACGAAAAGAGgaaattagagagagagagaaagagagctGGAGAATCTCGTCAATGGCGGACTGAGACTTTCTACCATAGTAGCCACCAGTCAAATCAAAGGAGGCGATGGAGAGAATATTGTAAAGGAAGGAATAAAGTTTAGGTGGAAGATACGAATCGGAGTTATACTATTTGGTAAGAGAAAACTTTTGTCTCCTTTCGCTTTctttagtaaaagaaaaaaaaaagagatactGCATATTGATTCGTTAGTGAGAGAGAGCTTGAAACTCACGCTTTGTATAAAGGTGTCAGCTcattctatttatatatataactgattttttttttacagtggTTCGGGTTTTAGAGTTGGGATTAGGGTTGAAAAAATCGGAAAGAATGGATGAGATTAGAGGAGTGCCTACGTGGCAGGAAGAGCTCGCGAGTCTCGTCGACGCTGGGTTACGATACGACggagcgccgatcgatttaacGGCGGCTACTGAATCCACCTCAAAGAGATCGGGTTACTTGGACGGATCCGGATCGGAGGCTAGGGAGACGTTGAAAGATCAGGTGGCGGGGTTTATGAAATCGTGGGGAGAGATGCTCCTCCACCTCGCCAAAGGATGCAAGGACATCGTGGAGCAGACGGTGGTCACCGAGGACTCGTTCGTCGTGCGTAAGCTGGCGAAACCGGCGGCGAAAGTGTCGGAGAAGCTCAGCTTCATGAACGAGTACTTGCCGGAGGATCGCGATCCGGCTCACGCGTGGCCTGTgatcttcttcgtcttcctctTAGCTCTCGCAGGTTAATCACAATCTGTGTTGTTGTTCTTCTCAAATAGTAACTTAGCCTGAGAGAACTGCATGCCGTTTTTTTACAAATGTATGTTTGCTTAAAGTAGGACTAGACTCTGAATAGTGCATTTGATAGTGCAGCATTAAGCTTTAGCCCGGAGCAGGATAGAGCAGTGACTGTGATTACGAAACTGCGTTTGCATCCCACCAATGCGGCTCGTGTACAGCTTCCTGATGGTAGATACTTAGCTTACCA
The sequence above is drawn from the Raphanus sativus cultivar WK10039 chromosome 7, ASM80110v3, whole genome shotgun sequence genome and encodes:
- the LOC108817830 gene encoding 40S ribosomal protein S23-2, whose amino-acid sequence is MGKTRGMGAGRKLKRLRINQRWADKQYKKSHQGNEWKKPFAGSSHAKGIVLEKIGIEAKQPNSAIRKCARVQLIKNGKKIAAFVPNDGCLNYIEENDEVLIAGFGRKGHAVGDIPGVRFKVVKVSGVSLLALFKEKKEKPRS